A window of the Cryptosporidium parvum Iowa II chromosome 7, whole genome shotgun sequence genome harbors these coding sequences:
- a CDS encoding Skp1 family protein has product MIFPKVRLLSSEGEEFAVDVRVATASTLVRNIIEADVGIDDPVPLPNVRGDVLRKVLDYCEYHVDNPSKEIPKPLRSNSLSNIVCEWDEEFVNIQQEFLFELMLAANYLDIKPLLDLSCAKVATMIKGKKAEEIRQIFNIENDFTPEEESAIREENKWCDEP; this is encoded by the exons atgattTTTCCAAAGGTAAGATTATTAAGCTCAGAAGGAGAAGAATTTGCAGTTGATGTACGTGTTGCAACGGCGTCAACATTAGTGAGGAATATAATCGAGG CAGATGTTGGCATTGACGACCCCGTTCCACTCCCAAATGTAAGAGGAGATGTTTTACGTAAAGTGCTCGACTATTGCGAATATCACGTTGACAATCCCTCTAAAGAGATTCCAAAACCACTTAGAAGCAATAGTTTATCTAACATAGTATGTGAGTGGGATGAAGAGTTTGTAAATATTCAGCAGGAGTTTTTGTTTGAGCTTATGTTG GCAGCGAATTACCTGGATATTAAACCTTTGTTGGATCTATCTTGCGCTAAGGTTGCAACTATGATTAAAGGGAAAAAAGCTGAGGAAATACgccaaatatttaatatagaaaatgatTTCACTCCAGAAGAGGAATCCGCAATAAGAGAAGAGAATAAGTGGTGTGATGAGCCGTGA
- a CDS encoding TBC domain protein (small GTpase GAP), 3 transmembrane domains, producing the protein MNDSRRFVWCILLKISIEDINRKISISSLVQNADKTLINQVNCDVDRCDLQSDIDKLNLKRLLISVFSYRRENYSYIQGIHEIGKVFLTLFHEYKKSNLANIKKKLSKLIVFSERFEAIILCKLLIKKFNSEKGRADICFKAFDRFLMLYSTPYIYKSDSLAQINLEYILSNISRDLLYLLNKRSPILYNFFVKLKAKDDKESSVCIFILPWIITYFSHNISVKQKKLTYYIFDHIISSHPLYIVFLIVEIIIQSETKLFDYLEQNFGLDISLNFEENEIYPFVHFFFQNLDISNLNWKVIVSCSHKYLSSTRLNILNSYFLWEAGKGSKHDLRIGTTLFSKMNVKVLIYSIFLVLISSLLFSIYVGEFNFLKIIKKKN; encoded by the coding sequence ATGAATGATAGTAGAAGGTTTGTTTGGTgcatattattaaaaattagtATAGAAGACATTAATAGAAAGATTTCAATAAGCAGTCTAGTACAGAACGCTGATAAAACTCTCATTAACCAGGTAAATTGTGACGTAGACCGTTGTGACTTGCAAAGCGATATcgataaattaaatttaaagcGTTTGCTTATTTCAGTCTTTTCTTATCGAAGggaaaattattcttataTTCAAGGTATTCACGAAATTGGAAAAGTATTTCTAACATTATTCCATGAATACAAGAAATCCAATTTggcaaatattaaaaaaaaattgtctAAGTTAATTGTATTTTCTGAAAGATTTGAAGCTATTATTCTATGTAaacttttaataaagaaattcaatTCAGAAAAAGGTAGAGCGGATATTTGTTTTAAGGCTTTTGATCGATTTCTTATGCTTTACTCAACTCCatatatttacaaatcAGATAGTTTAGCTCAAATAAATCTTGAATACATTCTTTCGAATATTTCTCGGGATCTTCTTTACTTGTTAAATAAGAGATCACCTATTTTGTATAATTTTTTCGTTAAATTAAAAGCAAAAGATGATAAAGAATCAAGCGTCTGCATATTTATTTTGCCTTGGATAATAACTTATTTTTCACATAATATTTCagttaaacaaaaaaaactaacatattatatttttgatcACATTATTTCAAGCCATCCTCTTTATATCGTTTTTCTTATtgtagaaataataatacaatcaGAAACAAAGCTTTTTGATTATCTTGAGCAAAATTTTGGATTAGATATATCACTTAACTTCGAAGAAAACGAAATATATCCTTttgttcatttttttttccaaaatttgGACATTTCAAACCTCAATTGGAAAGTAATAGTAAGTTGCTCacacaaatatttatctaGCACAAGacttaatatattaaatagcTATTTTTTGTGGGAAGCTGGAAAGGGATCTAAACACGATTTAAGAATCGGTACAACTCTTTTTTCTAAGATGAATGTAAAAGTgctaatatattcaatattcttaGTATTGATTTCgagtttattattttccatTTATGTTGGcgaattcaattttttgaaaattattaaaaaaaaaaattag
- a CDS encoding possible membrane associated transporter (with 12 transmembrane domains), with the protein MNFRLLIRDLLNKDKTFWSPLIGCALIHWSLGFANTFGNTVPYIASYISLKGKHKLRAGMICWIECFFVLFQGGANYLYPSIELIIGIPSCLAIGFFFCNFGLLISYLFLENYFLYLFGYSILYAIGNGLLFASTIEFLASNYSKNSRSKIIGVLWLFRGASMSIIPSFQSSFVNPINSNNYYVYSGNKFFNSLIVLEKVPKLLKLTFIFSAIFQITGIANLAITGRKYPRIKEKQEQYISDKRCHFANRIYTSEPFVLLWLITFLSWPCIEYIQLFWKVHGMTNTGLGDLQLTRVSCIIMILQTLFRVFWGIFGQLAGYFNCICILSIILVTGIILLMFPIIESISIFQYILGYLLVSIAHSGNLTIFPTTIVKHYCQSNQMELFIYLFSAKAASCIFFCILTDFTTRFLNINYSLVPLLIFSLGSFFLSFILRDIKDNYILEKNSKKRYINI; encoded by the coding sequence atgaattttcGATTATTAATCAGAGACTTGTTAAATAAGGACAAAACATTTTGGTCACCACTAATTGGATGTGCATTGATTCACTGGTCTTTGGGCTTTGCAAACACATTTGGAAATACTGTCCCATATATTGCAAGTTATATTTCACTGAAAGGAAAACACAAATTACGAGCAGGAATGATTTGTTGGATCGAATGtttttttgtattgttCCAGGGAGGAGCAAACTATTTGTATCCAAGTATTGAActtattattggaattcCTTCTTGTTTGGCtattggattttttttttgtaattttgggttattaatatcatatttatttttggaaaattattttctttacttATTCGGTTATTCCATTCTATACGCCATTGGGAATGGGCTACTTTTTGCATCCACAATTGAATTTTTGGCTAGCAATTATTCTAAAAATTCTCgttcaaaaataattggGGTGCTTTGGCTATTTAGAGGAGCATCAATGTCAATAATTCCTTCTTTTCAGTCTTCATTTGTTAATCCAATCAactcaaataattattatgtTTATAGTGGtaacaaattttttaatagtttaATAGTTTTGGAAAAAGTTCCAAAATTGttaaaattaacttttatattttcagCGATATTCCAAATTACTGGAATTGCAAATCTAGCAATAACAGGAAGGAAATACCCAAGAATTAAGGAAAAACAAGAACAATATATTTCGGATAAGAGATGCCATTTTGCAAATCGAATTTATACATCCGAACCATTTGTTTTGCTTTGGTTAATTACATTTCTTTCATGGCCTTGCATTGAgtatattcaattattttggaAAGTTCATGGGATGACCAATACTGGTCTCGGAGATTTGCAATTAACAAGAGTTTCTTGTATCATAATGATTTTACAAACATTATTTAGAGTATTTTGGGGTATTTTTGGTCAGCTTGCAGGTTACTTTAATTgtatttgtattttatCAATCATTTTGGTAACTGGAATTATACTGCTAATGTTCCCCATTATTGAAAGTATATCTATTTTTCAGTATATTCTGGGGTATCTTCTTGTTTCCATTGCTCATTCCGGAAATTTAACCATTTTCCCAACAACTATTGTGAAACATTATTGCCAGTCAAACCAAatggaattatttatttatttattttctgcAAAGGCAGCTTCCTgcatatttttttgtattcttACAGATTTCACAACTCGttttctaaatattaattactcTCTTGttccattattaatattttctttggGATCgttttttttatctttcATTTTGAGGgatattaaagataattatattttagaaaagaataGTAAAAAAAGATACATAAACATCTAG
- a CDS encoding giant membrane protein: protein MSSNEVEDNQNRNKENDSFCILSREYLPKERCLMETWNNEIRIRIQYEFTNHLPVLFLSENSELVKRSQSCLQKIVFELLTSVLFYLDIPYITAIEFLENCSIVSYLKICKILGYDFIGKDELDIQEVPTESLKDEFNVFISDPSKAIDINLPSFSSFVEDHITPLIMDAVWLIQMSVHSNESNKNSIWIEFMSRLCRGNITSRERPLPSIPKSVKLISIKDIVSYLDLGKSDNMKITESLISSKFKLQQKYVRDRTRLCFTVDSFTTQRECLNGFSILGVLIKYLFDQINFFSDLNIDEPTSQIIYERDYSNNPKGTNYVNEYSENINDKNNSHTNLNLSNYLMKSIWNIILRYDLSIQRSVGLIFEVFISIISGFIDTKNNLNDLDTRLFVLLDKLLAIFPEKIVRKSFIIFIEHISNICSSNKGPKDSDSLNTENIGNYAYRTNPWIITDKKGFKDILDLPFFVLTSFLIKKGFFELSDYFREKLVEWDDIFWSDFKVDKYSLKNTDNFSNLFDAQGFFFPPKTLENINSIYKYYHLYFNSQLSKIEESEKDFNLELLLREILRNERFNDEINFSNISIILSELILTPSILFANAFFADYFLEEICVDEDEIYFVSKISKNSEIIQEITDFTGMPFSIINLSSNILKKKIELIINDIESKVKDSEKSSNLILQYKRFYSLTEWISKYCKYHLFQKHPSCIPIFLELHLVFVKEFNNGKLSELFESQELSSINGYKCPSELLFEVSSCIIFPAISLLPKSPSIPEMLKNSIFGEIDIKYRYQIYRRLMVFSYNRYPMNYQWVSVKKILSKYLKGVTKDIINNKNDNKHSNSIKRRPPVQIRLLISNIIGLSYTNPLAVCDTIINQCNNYDNMIPLLIEILGNNIDEICFDVMIFTIINFILSRPTYMIDCRSSNSDLNCSRFGNRGIAKFVALLLTKRKVPREILKNFLQTITYRIDETFYGNEYSVKIPNNFLDICFWKQLLEIVLSAPILDLSVLTGKQIQSLAGGPLLFQLFLSQHEEDNFGAMNEHSFFNSLLDNNSYAKQNCDLFISILKNGEIQSKEVLFRIAKLRSEILWDVPSNLNMDIKLLINLSDELHWCCIQTIELLKRSFDPESYRNFILNISNSRYSFEEIVTQTFLYLDIPTAWSFLRNGIRKSNIIQVDREILVQEDGLLDIDHEAIKCIKTYILKKSEMTFLNNEVFMDFYILFWYLDLSDISLPYQHYSEKLFDLYSEILYYKENIDRILAQNIVDHKTDTFIEKCKIEFFLNPNNIKLLPSYTKNKNHLTRQVRDAIKPFEKRLRKLYSCYNALASEYIKLSKRSDFISQFLDSDHGINRFKDELNESLKCHDFSEHEKKIQSFMIWICKDFIAPRVIHSETDALFTYFWIERFVLDEERGIFSSNKYLIESFLILTTKHISSLIRSSTPRESQLLGLFFKEIFAYIKRFISKFRSGINADNNQKGETTFKVSPNNIPVTDLDRLEFETDTNGKNLNNILDNKDSLIDGTKCSESIENKDSDCSKLFEKKSLENFDQKMSLINESSQEIKLDSSIYEPSKLDVLAEKNESNNGLEYIEIFKGKSCNEIESLTQRTTDSILNNFLYECERNIMISLSLGLGLLSERSPEDLPEWAHTLSSVWMLSRFYESFPISAITGEYLLKELPNILEYATKRHWNDLNLSITSLILKLKQCSPNWIRKRDLKDKNSKQNESALTLKVAIESTKKNNSSSSNLYPVTPSSKNQDEKINNNSSRSEFKRQRLNVDEYCLNKTSHSNSANSIRREEYRKK, encoded by the coding sequence AATTGTTCCATTGTatcttatttaaaaatatgcAAAATTTTGGGTTACGACTTTATTGGAAAGGATGAGCTTGATATTCAAGAAGTACCAACTGAATCTCTGAAAGATGAATTTAACGTATTCATTTCTGACCCAAGTAAAGCTATCGACATTAATTTGCCATCTTTTAGTTCTTTTGTTGAAGATCACATCACACCTCTAATAATGGATGCTGTGTGGCTTATTCAAATGAGTGTACATAGCAACGAATCGAATAAAAACTCAATCTGGATAGAATTCATGTCTAGACTCTGTAGAGGAAATATAACTTCGAGAGAAAGACCGCTTCCATCAATCCCAAAGAGCGTGAAACTCATTAGTATAAAAGATATTGTATCGTATCTTGATCTTGGAAAATCTGATAACATGAAAATCACGGAATCgttaatttcttctaaatTTAAACTTCAGCAAAAGTATGTAAGAGATAGAACAAGACTATGTTTTACTGTAGATTCCTTTACAACCCAAAGAGAGTGTTTAAATGGGTTTTCTATTCTGGGAGTACTAATTAAATACTTATTtgatcaaataaattttttttctgatctaaatattgatgaacCCACCTCTCAAATTATATATGAAAGAGATTATTCCAACAATCCTAAAGGCACAAATTATGTAAATGAGTattcagaaaatataaaCGATAAAAACAATAGTCATACTAATTTAAACCTgtcaaattatttgatgaaatcCATTTGGAATATAATTCTAAGATATGATCTCTCAATACAAAGAAGTGTtggattaatttttgaagtttttatttcaataatttcgGGGTTCATTGatacaaaaaataacttaaatGATCTAGATACTCGACTATTTGTTCTATTAGATAAGTTACTTGCTATCTTCCCAGAGAAAATTGTTAGAAAGtctttcattattttcattgaacatatttccaatatttgtaGCTCAAATAAGGGACCTAAGGATTCCGATAGCTTAAATACggaaaatattggaaattatGCTTACAGAACAAATCCATGGATTATTACTGATAAAAAAGGCTTTAAAGACATTCTTGATTTGCCATTCTTTGTGCTtacttcttttttaattaaaaaagggTTTTTTGAACTAAGCGATTATTTCAGAGAGAAGTTGGTAGAATGGGATGATATTTTTTGGTCAGATTTTAAGGtagataaatattcattaaaaaacacagataatttttcaaacttATTTGATGCTCAGGGTTTTTTCTTTCCTCCAAAAACattggaaaatattaacaGCATTTATAAGTATTatcatttatattttaattctcAATTAAGTAAAATAGAAGAGTCTGAAAAAGATTTTAACTTAGAACTGCTATTGAGAgaaattttgagaaatgAAAGGTTTAACGATGAGATCAATTTTTCGAATATTTCGATTATTCTTTCAGAGTTAATACTTACTCcatcaattttatttgcaAATGCATTTTTTGctgattattttttggaagaaatttgcgttgatgaagatgaaataTACTTTGTTTCCAAAATATCAAAGAATTCTgaaataattcaagaaataacTGACTTTACGGGTATGCCATTTAGcattataaatttatcaagtaatatattgaaaaaaaaaatagaattaataatcaatGATATTGAAAGTAAAGTTAAAGATAGTGAAAAGTCATCTAACCTGATATTGCAATACAAAAGGTTCTATTCATTAACTGAATGGATTAGCAAATATTGCAAATAccatttatttcaaaaacaTCCAAGCTGCATTCCCATTTTTCTTGAGCTGCACTTGGTCTTTGTCAAAGAATTTAACAATGGGAAACtttctgaattatttgagTCACAAGAATTGAGCTCAATAAATGGATACAAGTGCCCATCTGAACTATTGTTTGAAGTTTCATCTTGCATTATCTTCCCTGCGATTTCACTCCTACCCAAGAGTCCTTCAATTCCTGAAATGTTGAAAAACTCCATATTCGGTGAGATAGACATCAAGTATAGATACCAAATTTACAGAAGGTTAATGGTATTTAGTTACAATAGGTATCCTATGAATTACCAATGGGTTAgtgtaaaaaaaatactttcAAAGTATTTGAAGGGAGTTACAAaagatataataaataacaaaaatgataataaacATTCAAACAGCATAAAAAGAAGACCACCTGTTCAAATcagattattaatttccaatattattggttTATCTTACACAAATCCGCTTGCAGTTTGCGATACGATCATTAATCAATGTAACAATTATGATAATATGATACCTCTTTTAATTGAGATActtggaaataatattgatgaaatatGTTTTGATGTAATGATATTTACAATAATAAACTTTATTCTTTCAAGACCCACCTACATGATTGATTGTAGATCAAGTAATAGTGATTTAAATTGTTCAAGATTTGGCAATCGTGGAATTGCAAAATTCGTCGCATTATTGCtaacaaaaagaaaagtacCAAGggaaattttaaagaattttttgCAAACTATTACTTATCGTATAGATGAAACTTTTTATGGTAATGAATACTCTGTAAAAATTCCAAACAATTTCTTAGACATTTGTTTTTGGAAGcaattattagaaattgtATTATCAGCTCCAATACTTGACTTGTCTGTATTAACTGGAAAGCAGATCCAAAGCCTTGCAGGAGGgccattattatttcaactatttctttctcaacatgaagaagataattTCGGAGCAATGAACGAGCactctttttttaattctttattagaCAATAATTCATATGCTAAACAAAATTgtgatttatttatttctatctTAAAGAATGGAGAGATTCAAAGTAAGGAGGTTCTTTTTAGAATTGCAAAACTCAGGTCCGAAATATTATGGGATGTTCCAAGTAATTTAAACATGGATATTAAACTTTTAATTAACCTTTCTGACGAGCTGCATTGGTGTTGCATACAAACaattgaattattgaaaaggTCATTTGATCCTGAATCATATAGaaactttattttgaatatttcaaaCTCAAGATATAgctttgaagaaattgtaACTCAGACCTTTTTATACCTAGATATACCAACTGCATGGTCTTTTCTTAGGAATGGAATTAGGAAATCTAACATAATTCAAGTTGACAGAGAAATTTTGGTACAAGAAGATGGATTATTGGATATTGATCATGAGGCAATAAAGTGCATTAAAACTTACATTCTAAAGAAAAGTGAGATGACctttttgaataatgaGGTTTTCATggatttttatattttattctgGTATCTTGATTTATCTGATATTTCTCTCCCATACCAACATTATTCAGAAAAActatttgatttatattctgaaatattatattacaAAGAAAACATAGACAGGATTTTGGCACAAAATATTGTAGATCATAAGACAGACACTTTTATTGAGAAGTGTAAGAtcgaattttttttgaatcctaataatattaaactcTTACCAAGTTATActaaaaacaaaaatcaTTTAACAAGGCAAGTTAGGGATGCAATTAAACCATTTGAAAAGAGGCTCAGAAAGCTTTATAGTTGTTACAATGCATTAGCTtcagaatatattaaactCTCTAAGAGAAGCGACTTTATAAGTCAATTCCTAGATTCAGACCATGGAATTAATAGATTCAAAGATGAGTTAAATGAATCTTTAAAGTGCCATGATTTTTCTGAgcatgaaaaaaaaattcaatctTTTATGATTTGGATTTGTAAGGATTTTATTGCGCCTAGAGTAATTCACTCTGAAACTGATGCATTATTCACATATTTTTGGATCGAAAGGTTCGTTCTTGACGAAGAAAGAggtattttttcttctaataaatACCTTATTGAATcatttttgatattaacAACCAAGCATATTTCTTCCTTGATAAGGTCATCGACTCCTCGTGAATCTCAGCTTCTTGGCTTATTTTTTAAGGAGATATTCGcatatattaaaagatttatttctaaatttagGTCAGGCATAAATGCTGATAATAACCAAAAAGGAGAAACAACGTTTAAAGTTTCTCCCAACAATATCCCAGTAACTGATTTAGATAGGCTCGAGTTTGAAACTGATACAAATGGAAAGAATTTAAACAACATTTTAGATAATAAAGATTCATTAATTGATGGTACAAAATGCAGCGAatcaattgaaaataaagattctgattgttcaaaattatttgaaaaaaaatcattagAAAACTTTGACCAAAAAATGAGTTTAATTAACGAATCATCACAAGAAATAAAACTTGACTCTTCTATCTATGAGCCTAGTAAACTAGATGTGTTGgcagaaaaaaatgaaagcAATAACGGGCtagaatatattgaaatatttaaggGAAAAAGTTGTAATGAAATTGAGAGCTTGACTCAAAGAACAACTGATTCAATTCTGAACAATTTTCTCTACGAATGTGAAAGGAATATCATGATTTCCTTATCCCTTGGATTGGGACTATTATCAGAAAGATCACCTGAAGACCTCCCTGAATGGGCCCATACATTAAGCAGCGTTTGGATGTTATCAAGATTTTACGAATCATTTCCTATATCAGCAATAACAGGTGAATATTTACTAAAAGAGCTACCAAACATCCTTGAATATGCAACAAAAAGACACTGGAATGATTTGAATCTATCAATTAcatcattaattttgaaattaaaacaatGCAGCCCAAATTGGATAAGAAAAAGAGATTTAAAAGACAAAAACTCAAAACAAAATGAATCCGCTCTTACTTTAAAAGTAGCCATAGAATCtacaaagaaaaataattctagTTCATCTAATTTGTACCCAGTAACTCCCAGTTCAAAGAATCaagatgaaaaaattaataacaattcATCACGGTCAGAATTTAAAAGACAAAGACTGAATGTTGACGAATACTGCTTAAACAAAACTAGCCACTCTAACTCCGCAAATTCTATCAGAAGAGAAGAATAtaggaaaaaataa
- a CDS encoding hypothetical protein (with 4 transmembrane domains), with product MQQNKQTVGGIGHFHSSLKDVEAQSQISCAAYKQQWIAKVARVPPRKVHTTNISRIKNRLFAFNQRSCALSIGTMVGNFKYICSWAKLLGLTISSFLFIWVLYCFSIIKYLKGDQHIEYFYTNVLCLVISLISFTMLSTSLIIPNSTAINLNSMESSLLAGSGVATRNLISCKTLSTLYLVISLLSIFTALLPQMESYHFTITMLSMILATHLAPSVLFYIAYLRGEDGCIDDRSHHTLI from the coding sequence ATGCAGCAAAATAAACAAACTGTAGGTGGAATCGGGCATTTTCATTCGTCACTCAAAGATGTCGAAGCGCAGAGCCAGATTTCATGCGCAGCATATAAACAACAATGGATTGCAAAGGTAGCGAGGGTTCCGCCTAGAAAAGTTCACACAACAAATATCTCTAGGATAAAAAATAGGCTATTTGCCTTTAATCAAAGGAGTTGTGCGTTATCCATTGGAACAATGGTTGGAAATTTTAAATACATTTGTTCTTGGGCTAAACTTCTTGGGTTAACTATTTCgtcatttctttttatatGGGTATTATATTgtttttcaattataaaatatttaaaaggAGACCAGCATATCGAATACTTTTATACAAATGTTCTATGCTTAGTAATATCACTAATATCTTTTACCATGCTATCTACTTCACtaattattccaaattcGACAGCAATTAACTTAAATTCAATGGAAAGCTCATTGTTGGCAGGTTCAGGAGTAGCAACTcgaaatttaatttcatgCAAAACTTTGTCAACGCTTTATTTAGTCATTTCACTTTTATCAATTTTCACGGCATTGCTACCCCAAATGGAATCGTATCATTTTACAATTACAATGCTTTCAATGATACTTGCCACCCATCTTGCGCCTTCAGTTTTGTTCTATATTGCTTATTTGCGTGGCGAAGATGGCTGCATTGATGACAGAAGTCATCATACGCTAATATAG
- a CDS encoding cyclin'cyclin', whose product MLLGAMTRLISNLTQFEGNEKNFSENISGEFEHKNDKIPILKSRLSYSKNSGTILWKYWNKPSEASTRNNSNDELSLLVNQNELSESLTSKSSLFDSGNLDKEKNSVGHSVVEIKRFNESNIKQELRSAISRKSANYGKDRNQLHENNNSMQFNYRSYPLSNSQISSWMNNSWSEYETVEKDIKKCVIMEIDKINNKTEENKKIITPFHSLATPKISIGDYFISRIVKFVSLTPVDFCVMVILIRRAVEKSKGRLSVTSLTAHRLVLATALLTYKLMYDVQYGIKFWAHIGGVPQWEMLMLEYHILKILNWDLSINYHEFKKTYLEILSNKEVRKIMISSKASSSKIDRTEYQNKADYSQVNSDGNKRTKLQLNVSKLSSNRKKCV is encoded by the coding sequence ATGCTTCTTGGTGCTATGACAAGATTAATTAGTAACTTGACGCAATTTGAAggtaatgaaaaaaattttagtGAAAATATCTCAGGTGAATTTGAACATAAAAACGACAAAATACCTATTCTTAAGAGTCGTTTAAGTTATAGTAAAAATAGTGGAACAATACTGTGgaaatattggaataaaCCATCTGAGGCATCAACTAGGAATAATTCCAATGATGAATTATCACTTCTAGTTAATCAAAACGAATTATCTGAAAGTCTAACATcaaaatcatcattattcGACTCAGGAAATcttgataaagaaaagaatagtGTTGGTCACTCTGTGGtagaaattaaaagattcaatgaaagtaatattaaacaagAACTGAGAAGTGCAATATCCAGAAAATCTGCAAATTATGGGAAAGATAGAAATCAACTTCatgaaaacaataatagtatgcaatttaattatagaAGTTACCCTCTTTCAAATTCACAAATTTCAAGTTGGATGAATAACTCCTGGTCAGAATATGAAACAGTAGAAAAAGATATAAAAAAATGCGTAATAATggaaattgataaaatcAACAATAAAactgaagaaaataagaaaattattactcCATTTCATTCACTCGCAACTCCAAAAATATCTATAGGGGATTACTTCATTAGTAGAATCGTGAAATTTGTGTCCCTAACACCTGTCGATTTTTGTGTAATGgttattttaataagaaGAGCTGTTGAGAAATCCAAAGGTAGATTGAGCGTTACATCCCTAACTGCGCACAGACTCGTTTTGGCCACTGCACTATTAACATACAAACTGATGTACGATGTACAATATGGAATAAAATTTTGGGCACATATCGGGGGTGTGCCACAATGGGAGATGTTAATGTTAGAATatcatattttgaaaatattaaattgggatttatcaataaattaCCACGAGTTTAAAAAAACAtatcttgaaattttatcaaataaagaagTGAGAAAGATAATGATATCAAGTAAAGCAAGTAGCAGTAAGATCGATAGGACTGAATACCAAAATAAAGCTGACTACTCTCAAGTTAATTCTGATGGAAATAAACGAACCAAGTTGCAACTGAATGTGTCGAAACTAAGCTCAAATCGCAAGAAATGTGtgtga
- a CDS encoding 14-3-3 domain containing protein, giving the protein MNLLFKEMDERLLQKYRAQVFEWGGCFDKMFEALKSLIYLSEFENSEFDDEERHLLTLCIKHKISDYRTMTSQVLQEQTKQLNNDELVKICSEYVFSLRKDIKAFLQSFEDCVDRLVEKSFFSKFFKLKVKSDISRYKLEFGLCSLEDSKKIHQDAFTLLCEHPDKIEQLPLGFIQNLAYILSEKYGEKKQVFNMLNSLGKILELQIKEQENMDRKAQITVYLQGIKDYIEK; this is encoded by the coding sequence atgaaccttttatttaaagaaatggaTGAAAGATTATTACAAAAGTATAGAGCACAGGTTTTTGAGTGGGGAGGATGCTTCGATAAAATGTTTGAAGCATTAAAGTCATTAATTTACCtttcagaatttgaaaactCTGAATTTGATGATGAGGAAAGGCACTTGTTGACATTATGTATTAAACATAAAATTTCAGATTATAGAACTATGACCAGTCAAGTATTGCAGGAACAAACGAAACAGTTGAATAATGATGAGCTTGTAAAAATATGTAGTGAGTATGTTTTTTCACTTAGAAAAGATATTAAGGCGTTTTTACAATCATTTGAAGATTGTGTAGATCGCTTGGTTGagaaatcattttttaGTAAATTCTTTAAGCTAAAGGTAAAATCTGATATTTCAAGATATAAACTTGAATTTGGACTTTGTAGTTTAGAAGATTCtaaaaaaattcatcaaGATGCATTTACTCTATTATGTGAACACCCGGATAAAATAGAGCAATTACCATTGGGATTTATACAGAATCTCGCATACATTCTTTCGGAGAAATACGGAGAAAAAAAGCAAGTATTTAACATGCTAAATTCTCTGGGAAAGATACTCGAGCTTCAAATTAAAGAGCAAGAAAACATGGATAGAAAGGCTCAAATAACAGTTTATTTGCAAGGGATTAAGgattatattgaaaaatga